Genomic segment of Desulfuromonadales bacterium:
ACTTAACTATAGATGAAAAGGGTATCCGCTGTCCGGCAAAACCCAACGACGGCAATCGTGGTCAGCCGTGCTATTTTTGCTGAGCGTCACACTTTAAGTGCATTCAAGGTGCTTTGCCCCGGGAGAATGGGCATGGTACCTGACGCAAACCTTCGAGCCAGGGGGAGGAACCACCCTCGTCTCCGCCGAAAACCGCCCCTCCTTCACGCCGCCTCCTTTCGAGGCATGACCGCTAAGCCTTGGCGTTTCCCTGGCGATTACGGTTCCCTGCGAATCGCGGATGACTATATCGACATGCCCCGTCAGTAAGAACTCGTGGTACTTTCTGACCTTCCCGGAAACAATCAGATCCGCTCCTTTCTGCACCACCCTGGCTTCGGAAACGGAAGCCACCCTGGTGGGGATGATTTCCAGGGCGATCGACCCCGCAACCGCTTTTTCCGCGTGGGCCGTGGCGCAGCCCGCCGCTATCCAGGCCATCGCAAGAACGAGGAGCACCAGACTACGTTTACCTCTCATTGCCTTCGCTCCTTTCATCTCCGGGCCGTAGCCCCCCAGGCACGCTTTCATACGGCAATCTCCCCGCGCTCATTGGTCCTGATCCGGACCGCCTCCTCCACGTTCAGGACATAGATTTTCCCTTCGCCCCGTTCGCCGGTCCAGGCCTTCTGCTGGATGAGGTCAACGACCTCCCGCACGATGGCATCGGAAACCATCAGCTCGATCCGAATCTTGCTGCAGAAATAAGTAATCTCCGCATCGTTGAGATCCCGGCA
This window contains:
- a CDS encoding P-II family nitrogen regulator; the encoded protein is MKQIIAYIRPAVLERVTEALRLTDGLTGMSVMDIRGFGQGRGVSCRDLNDAEITYFCSKIRIELMVSDAIVREVVDLIQQKAWTGERGEGKIYVLNVEEAVRIRTNERGEIAV